Proteins found in one Terribacillus sp. DMT04 genomic segment:
- a CDS encoding MATE family efflux transporter: MQHKQYLALALPLTLSTITTPLLGVVDTAVVGQLSDSSYIGGVAIGTIIFNTMYWLFGFLRVSTSGFAAQASTSLNTEEHVMALLRPFVVAFAVGLLFVLIQQPILHYSLSFLGASDAVNASASAYFSIRIWGAPFALANYVILGWLIGMSYIKATLILQISTNVLNIFLCILAVHVWDWGVAGVGASTLIAEIFSCVFGLVLLRKYAGSIWQHPLVQLLKRALDPKPMWQMMKVNRDLFIRTICLLVVFNLFTANGAAFGEDVLAANAILIQIHYMMAYFFDGFANASSIAAGRALGERNEKLFSQSLRLSLQWGIGLGITLALVFLAGKQWIYPLFSNQQHIIDLTSTYANWLVLFPLVASLGLVYYGVFTGMTEVRFVRNSMILAVLLYLAALFLFQPLGNHGLWLAFLLFSLGRSVFLILYVPKLRRLFKQTAAA; encoded by the coding sequence ATGCAGCATAAACAGTATTTAGCCTTAGCTTTGCCGCTGACCCTCTCAACAATCACAACCCCGCTTCTCGGAGTTGTTGATACTGCCGTTGTCGGTCAGCTTTCCGATTCTTCCTATATTGGCGGAGTTGCGATTGGCACCATTATATTTAATACCATGTACTGGCTCTTTGGTTTCCTGCGGGTCAGCACCTCTGGCTTTGCAGCGCAAGCTTCCACTAGTCTTAACACAGAAGAACATGTTATGGCACTATTGCGGCCTTTTGTGGTCGCTTTTGCGGTCGGTTTGCTGTTTGTTTTGATTCAGCAGCCCATTCTGCACTATTCCCTTTCCTTCTTGGGAGCGAGTGATGCAGTCAATGCCAGCGCTTCCGCTTACTTTTCCATTCGAATCTGGGGAGCACCTTTTGCACTTGCAAACTATGTTATCCTCGGCTGGCTGATTGGTATGAGTTATATTAAAGCAACACTTATCCTTCAGATCAGTACGAATGTGCTGAATATTTTTCTGTGTATCTTAGCAGTTCATGTGTGGGATTGGGGTGTAGCCGGAGTAGGCGCATCCACCCTCATTGCGGAGATTTTCTCTTGTGTATTCGGTCTCGTGCTGTTGCGGAAATATGCCGGGAGCATCTGGCAGCATCCATTGGTGCAGCTGCTCAAGCGCGCACTGGATCCTAAACCGATGTGGCAGATGATGAAAGTGAATCGTGATTTATTTATCCGAACCATTTGTCTGCTTGTTGTGTTTAATCTGTTTACTGCAAATGGTGCTGCGTTTGGAGAAGATGTTTTAGCAGCTAATGCGATTCTTATTCAGATTCATTATATGATGGCATACTTCTTTGACGGCTTCGCCAATGCCTCCAGCATTGCAGCTGGCCGAGCACTTGGCGAACGCAATGAAAAACTCTTCTCGCAGTCACTGCGGCTGTCTTTACAGTGGGGAATAGGTTTAGGTATTACACTTGCGCTTGTTTTCCTAGCAGGAAAGCAGTGGATTTACCCGCTCTTTTCGAACCAGCAGCATATTATTGATTTAACCAGCACATATGCAAACTGGCTTGTTCTGTTTCCGCTTGTTGCTAGTCTTGGCCTTGTTTATTACGGTGTATTCACCGGCATGACAGAAGTAAGGTTCGTGCGTAATTCCATGATATTAGCAGTGCTGCTTTATCTGGCTGCACTATTCCTGTTTCAGCCGCTGGGCAACCATGGACTTTGGCTCGCTTTCCTGCTGTTCAGCCTTGGACGCTCTGTTTTTCTTATCCTTTATGTACCAAAGCTGCGCCGCCTGTTTAAACAAACGGCAGCAGCATAA
- a CDS encoding UV damage repair protein UvrX, whose translation MDYSGFQQHELLCVDMRSFYASVECVKRGLDPMTTLLAVVGDTKRPGSIVLAASPALKKKHGVSNVSRYFELPEDPDIVIAEAHMKDYLEVSVAITELVHEYVPMEAIHVYSVDEFWVTLDGTEQLHGSAEETAAKLQADILEQFGVTAAIGIGDNKFLAKVVMDIHAKKQASGIAVCRYQDVPRLLWPVPIQDIWGIGRRMQRNLNRMGIVTLGHLANASLEQLKKRYGVMGEQLYWHAWGIDESEVLGDFVKQEQKSYGHGITLLRNYQGEEIPTIILELCEEACRRARRDKKEGNTVHLSVGYASQYGGGFSRSRSFTSPSNLTTDMYKLCLELFYENYQKGHEVRRVSVSLTNLYNEEATQLSLFEDKSKQKDLSKAMDQIRARFGTTAILRASSYKAAGMTIERSTKIGGHQA comes from the coding sequence ATGGATTACAGCGGATTTCAGCAGCATGAGCTGCTATGTGTGGATATGCGGAGTTTTTATGCCAGTGTAGAATGTGTGAAGCGCGGCTTGGACCCGATGACGACATTGCTTGCGGTAGTCGGAGATACGAAGCGGCCTGGCAGTATTGTACTAGCAGCAAGTCCTGCATTGAAGAAAAAGCATGGTGTTAGTAATGTAAGTCGTTATTTTGAACTGCCGGAAGATCCGGACATCGTGATTGCAGAAGCGCATATGAAGGACTATTTAGAAGTTTCCGTAGCGATTACGGAGCTGGTTCACGAGTATGTACCGATGGAGGCCATCCACGTCTACTCGGTCGATGAGTTTTGGGTAACACTTGATGGGACGGAACAGCTGCACGGATCAGCAGAAGAAACAGCAGCTAAGCTGCAAGCTGATATATTGGAGCAATTTGGCGTTACGGCAGCAATCGGTATTGGGGATAATAAGTTTCTCGCTAAAGTTGTCATGGATATTCACGCAAAAAAGCAGGCTTCTGGCATAGCTGTTTGTCGTTATCAAGATGTTCCACGCTTATTATGGCCTGTTCCGATACAAGATATTTGGGGAATAGGGCGCCGAATGCAGCGAAATTTAAACAGAATGGGCATTGTCACACTTGGCCATTTGGCAAATGCTTCTTTGGAACAGTTAAAAAAACGGTATGGTGTTATGGGAGAGCAGTTGTATTGGCATGCATGGGGAATTGATGAAAGTGAAGTGCTTGGTGATTTTGTTAAACAAGAGCAGAAGAGCTATGGACATGGCATTACCTTGCTTCGCAATTATCAGGGGGAAGAAATCCCGACAATCATTTTGGAGCTGTGCGAAGAGGCTTGCAGGAGAGCAAGAAGAGATAAGAAGGAAGGCAATACCGTACACCTGTCTGTCGGATATGCAAGTCAGTACGGCGGAGGATTCAGCCGCTCTCGTTCTTTTACCAGTCCATCCAATTTGACGACGGATATGTATAAGTTGTGCTTGGAGTTATTTTATGAGAATTACCAAAAAGGCCACGAAGTCAGACGTGTGTCTGTCTCCCTGACCAATTTATATAATGAGGAAGCAACGCAGCTCAGCTTGTTTGAGGACAAAAGCAAGCAAAAAGATTTGAGCAAAGCAATGGATCAAATCCGCGCTCGCTTTGGAACGACTGCCATACTGCGCGCCAGCAGTTATAAAGCTGCCGGAATGACAATTGAGCGCAGTACAAAAATTGGCGGTCACCAAGCTTGA
- a CDS encoding 6-phospho-beta-glucosidase codes for MGKLKIVTIGGGSSYTPEIVEGFIKRYEELPITELWLVDVEAGKEKLEIVGNMAKRMVKEAGLPIDVHLTLDRREALKDADFVTTQFRVGLLDARAKDERIPLKYNVIGQETNGPGGLFKGLRTIPVILDICKDMEELCPNAWLVNFTNPAGMVTEAVLRYSNINKVVGLCNVPIMMKMQVAELLGADGDRVHIDFAGLNHMVFGLNVYLDGENVTETVLDKMTSEENKMTMQNIKAMDWEPGFIKGLKAIPCPYHRYYYKTSSMLEAELESADSEGTRAEVVQGVERDLFELYKDPNLAHKPEQLSKRGGAYYSDAACSLINSIYNDKRDIQTVNTVNNGAIQSIPNDSAIEINSVITKDGPKPIGIGDLPVAVRGLVQQIKSFERVGAEAAVTGDYNTALLAMTINPLVPSDETAKKIVDEMLEAHKEHLPQFFKKIEA; via the coding sequence ATGGGGAAATTGAAGATCGTTACAATTGGCGGAGGTTCCAGCTATACACCTGAAATCGTAGAAGGATTCATTAAGCGTTATGAGGAGCTGCCGATTACGGAGCTTTGGCTTGTCGATGTGGAAGCAGGAAAAGAAAAGCTAGAGATTGTAGGAAACATGGCAAAGCGTATGGTCAAAGAAGCAGGACTTCCAATTGATGTACATTTGACATTGGATCGCCGCGAAGCTTTGAAGGATGCCGACTTTGTAACGACGCAATTCCGTGTCGGTCTATTGGATGCCCGTGCAAAAGATGAGCGTATTCCATTAAAATATAATGTTATCGGTCAGGAAACAAATGGACCGGGCGGCTTGTTCAAAGGTTTGCGAACTATTCCAGTTATTCTTGATATCTGCAAGGATATGGAGGAGTTGTGTCCGAACGCTTGGCTCGTTAACTTCACCAATCCAGCTGGTATGGTAACAGAAGCAGTGCTTCGCTATTCCAATATCAATAAAGTCGTTGGCTTATGTAATGTGCCGATTATGATGAAAATGCAAGTAGCAGAGCTGCTCGGGGCAGATGGTGATCGTGTGCATATTGACTTTGCTGGGCTGAATCACATGGTATTTGGTTTGAATGTATACTTGGACGGCGAGAATGTGACAGAGACAGTGCTTGATAAAATGACGAGCGAAGAGAATAAAATGACGATGCAAAATATCAAAGCGATGGATTGGGAGCCGGGTTTTATCAAAGGATTGAAGGCGATTCCTTGTCCATACCACCGTTATTATTATAAAACATCCAGCATGCTGGAAGCGGAGCTGGAATCAGCGGATAGCGAAGGAACTCGTGCTGAGGTTGTGCAAGGCGTAGAGCGTGACTTGTTCGAGCTTTATAAAGATCCAAATTTGGCGCATAAACCAGAACAGCTGTCCAAGCGCGGCGGTGCATACTACAGTGATGCAGCCTGCAGCTTAATCAACTCGATTTACAATGACAAACGCGATATCCAAACAGTGAACACAGTGAATAACGGTGCGATTCAAAGCATTCCGAATGATTCAGCCATTGAAATCAACAGTGTCATTACAAAAGATGGTCCAAAACCTATCGGAATTGGTGACTTGCCTGTTGCTGTACGCGGACTCGTTCAGCAAATAAAGTCATTTGAGCGTGTTGGAGCAGAAGCTGCCGTAACAGGTGACTACAATACGGCGCTGCTGGCAATGACAATCAACCCGCTAGTTCCTTCTGATGAGACAGCGAAGAAAATTGTGGATGAGATGCTGGAAGCACATAAAGAGCATTTGCCGCAGTTCTTTAAAAAGATAGAAGCATAA
- a CDS encoding LacI family DNA-binding transcriptional regulator — MSNIKQIAKLAGVSRSTVSRVLNHHPHVHEETRNKVQKIIDELDYIQNSNAVQLKKGKTNTIGIVSPSISHYFMQIVQGIAEAGASCHYQTLLYQTNGKPEQELQALEMLRQKRLDGLIILRCETSWEKVSTYTKYGPIMTCEPLQHSKISSIYMNHYEGFQLGLEHLIEKGYTRIACTIGRTDSRNSLERKKAFEDVLRKHNLPIHKEWILNETFTVDDGRKALQELLARKRMPDAVIHASDYVAAGMAAEAQKNGIRIPDELGLVGFESDQSDIAGLMELTHVRNPLKEMGAEAFRRLYALLTASAYTARPLSFSITERQSTAKAVTQGT, encoded by the coding sequence ATGAGTAATATCAAGCAGATTGCCAAGCTGGCTGGTGTTTCCCGCAGCACTGTTTCCCGTGTCCTCAATCACCACCCGCACGTCCACGAAGAGACAAGAAACAAAGTACAGAAAATTATTGATGAATTGGATTATATACAAAACAGCAATGCTGTTCAGCTGAAAAAAGGCAAAACAAATACAATAGGCATTGTATCTCCTTCTATCAGCCACTACTTTATGCAAATTGTCCAAGGCATAGCGGAGGCAGGCGCTTCCTGTCATTATCAAACATTACTTTATCAAACGAACGGAAAGCCTGAACAGGAACTGCAAGCGTTGGAGATGCTGCGCCAGAAACGCCTCGATGGTCTAATTATTTTGCGCTGCGAAACTAGTTGGGAAAAAGTCAGCACCTATACAAAATACGGACCGATTATGACATGCGAGCCTTTGCAGCACTCGAAAATATCATCTATCTATATGAATCATTATGAGGGCTTCCAGCTCGGTCTGGAGCATTTGATAGAGAAAGGTTATACTCGCATCGCTTGCACAATCGGCCGAACAGACAGCAGAAATAGCCTGGAGCGAAAGAAAGCATTTGAGGATGTGTTGAGAAAACATAACCTTCCCATTCATAAGGAGTGGATTTTAAATGAGACATTCACTGTTGATGACGGACGTAAAGCCCTTCAAGAACTGCTAGCCAGGAAAAGAATGCCTGATGCAGTTATCCATGCCAGCGATTATGTCGCTGCCGGCATGGCAGCAGAAGCACAAAAGAATGGTATTCGTATTCCAGATGAGCTGGGTCTGGTCGGGTTTGAATCTGATCAAAGTGATATCGCTGGCCTCATGGAGCTGACACATGTACGTAATCCGCTTAAGGAAATGGGAGCTGAAGCATTCCGCCGCTTGTATGCCCTGTTAACAGCGTCTGCTTATACTGCTAGACCACTTTCCTTCTCGATTACCGAGCGACAATCAACTGCCAAAGCTGTGACGCAAGGGACATAA
- a CDS encoding LPXTG cell wall anchor domain-containing protein, translated as MVIRKLTNLTVCTIHLGILVFWLAAWEKLFTTFGLIIWGAAALLGAGLFLLWKRRERIDNSDRLVALSTSILILLALLSALIEISVSSMP; from the coding sequence ATGGTAATAAGGAAACTCACTAATCTTACAGTTTGTACAATCCATCTAGGTATACTAGTGTTTTGGCTGGCAGCATGGGAGAAGCTTTTCACCACATTTGGCCTTATCATCTGGGGCGCTGCCGCGTTATTAGGTGCCGGTCTATTCTTATTATGGAAACGCAGAGAAAGAATAGACAATAGTGATCGGTTAGTAGCGCTATCTACCTCTATACTTATTCTGCTGGCATTGCTATCTGCGCTCATTGAAATCAGTGTTTCGTCCATGCCGTGA
- a CDS encoding NUDIX hydrolase: MLVNYVENLRKYIGHQPVILVGALCLLFDREKRVLLQQRVHPHETWGLPGGLMELGESAEQTAAREVLEETGLTVEGLELVDVYSGKDNFAVAANGDEFYNVTIVYRANSYIGELVHDETESIQLAFFPLDALPEKMIGSHRRILNDFSEKE; this comes from the coding sequence ATGCTTGTGAATTATGTAGAAAATCTCCGTAAATATATTGGGCATCAGCCGGTCATATTAGTCGGGGCATTATGTTTGCTTTTTGATCGTGAAAAACGTGTTCTATTGCAGCAGCGGGTTCACCCTCATGAAACATGGGGTTTGCCAGGAGGATTGATGGAGCTTGGTGAATCAGCAGAACAAACAGCCGCTAGAGAAGTGTTAGAAGAGACAGGACTGACTGTTGAAGGTCTAGAGCTGGTCGATGTGTATTCTGGGAAAGATAACTTTGCCGTAGCTGCAAATGGTGATGAATTCTACAATGTAACGATTGTTTATCGTGCGAATTCTTATATTGGAGAGCTCGTGCATGACGAAACGGAATCAATCCAGCTGGCATTTTTCCCGCTGGACGCATTACCGGAAAAGATGATCGGCAGTCACCGGCGTATTTTAAATGACTTTAGTGAAAAGGAGTAG
- a CDS encoding Lin0512 family protein gives MDKIMFIQTGFGVDVHGQDVTKAAVRAVVNAIHTNSMPGIKSVLPENDLHNMKVNIRLAVPADKDKLDIEQVKARIPYGTVTVEVIDGGMLTSSAIFLEEKQDKNDMMYIVNASVETGC, from the coding sequence ATGGATAAAATCATGTTCATTCAAACCGGATTCGGCGTTGATGTTCATGGTCAAGACGTGACCAAGGCTGCCGTCCGCGCAGTTGTGAATGCCATTCACACAAACTCAATGCCAGGTATTAAGAGTGTGCTTCCCGAAAATGACTTACATAATATGAAGGTGAATATACGACTCGCAGTTCCTGCCGATAAGGACAAGCTAGATATCGAACAAGTAAAAGCTCGTATTCCATACGGTACCGTTACAGTGGAAGTTATTGATGGTGGAATGCTGACTTCAAGCGCTATTTTCTTAGAGGAGAAACAGGATAAAAACGACATGATGTATATCGTTAATGCTTCCGTCGAAACAGGCTGCTAA
- a CDS encoding 8-oxo-dGTP diphosphatase: MVAHKLYNMVMVHTEDHVLLLDRQHDDFSGFIPPGGKVDFPESLMSSAIREVKEETGLDVQDLEYKGIQHYVDEKQHVRYLIFYYITSSFSGHLLTESREGKPSWFKKSDAMELPMQDVVRTAFPLFFQEGTFELYLQAGSEETADKEAVLYT; this comes from the coding sequence ATGGTTGCTCACAAACTTTATAACATGGTCATGGTGCACACAGAAGATCACGTACTTTTATTAGACCGGCAGCATGATGATTTCAGCGGTTTTATTCCGCCTGGCGGGAAAGTCGACTTTCCGGAGAGTCTTATGTCCAGTGCCATACGTGAAGTAAAAGAAGAGACCGGGCTGGATGTGCAGGACTTGGAATACAAAGGTATACAGCATTATGTCGATGAGAAACAACATGTTCGTTATCTGATTTTTTACTATATCACAAGCTCCTTTTCCGGTCATTTACTGACAGAATCACGAGAAGGGAAGCCCTCTTGGTTCAAAAAATCAGATGCAATGGAGCTGCCTATGCAAGATGTTGTTCGTACAGCCTTTCCACTATTCTTTCAAGAAGGCACCTTCGAATTGTATCTTCAAGCAGGATCTGAAGAAACCGCTGACAAGGAAGCAGTTTTGTACACCTAA
- a CDS encoding immune inhibitor A domain-containing protein, with product MASAMAAVIGFSTFTLSLTPAQETEAATAENVPAVTYSPKTTQGGPFDSAIANTDKLIELLKEEGKISRDATETEAQEAVNAYLKEREEKSEEAAKEPLPEELEEAKIDETVVSDTDKENGNADNAASQSKREDSWKKGKDKKKNKKVDNVKEEAYDGEVRKDKVLVLAIDFPDYQNSSITPEETDMWYEDYTHDHYQDMVFGEKGYTGPDGQNFTSMKQYYENQSGGSYTVDGEIAGWYTADHPAAYYGGNDPAPDGSDAAARELVYEALRKAGEDPNVNLSDYDQWDRDDYDGDGVYHEPDGIIDHLMVIHAGVGEEAGGGNLGADAIWSHRWNLGGLVAVPGGSSTSDRFDGQLAAYDYTMMPEDGAMGVFAHEYGHDLGLPDEYDTNYTGQGEAVAYWSIMASGSWAGDVPGTEPSGFSAYAKEYLQNAHGGNWLSGTTIDAKDLDDDGIELLLDEAVTKGTNNDVIRVNLPDKEKEITKPASGTYAYFSGKGNDVDNNMTTAVDLTNASSAELTFKTWYDIEQDWDYASVQVNGKTIPGSITTTDNPNEQNPGDGITGTSDGWVDATFDLSAYAGQEVELSLNYWTDVAASNPGFYVDDIQVTADGSSVLTDDAESDSSFALNGFAKDKGVSLSEHYYLLEWRTHNGVDLGLDHIRRGDSLMSYNEGLLVWYVDNSYDNNYTGTHPGEGFLGVVDADQKALYWSDKSVASTRYQIHDAAFSKDKSEKMFLDYRATTGLTLKDNHTKRYDEFEDDDNYLNKALPDAGRNVPEYGLEFEVKADSRDGSVGKIEISHED from the coding sequence ATGGCTTCTGCGATGGCAGCAGTTATTGGATTTAGCACTTTTACATTATCATTGACGCCCGCACAAGAAACAGAAGCTGCAACCGCAGAGAACGTACCTGCTGTAACCTATTCGCCGAAAACCACACAAGGTGGTCCTTTTGACAGTGCAATTGCCAATACAGATAAACTTATTGAATTACTGAAAGAAGAAGGAAAAATCAGTAGAGATGCTACCGAAACAGAAGCACAGGAAGCAGTGAATGCCTACTTGAAAGAGCGGGAAGAAAAAAGTGAAGAAGCTGCGAAGGAACCACTGCCAGAGGAATTAGAAGAAGCTAAGATTGATGAAACGGTCGTAAGCGACACGGATAAAGAGAATGGGAACGCAGATAATGCTGCGAGCCAGTCTAAGCGAGAAGATTCATGGAAGAAAGGGAAAGACAAAAAGAAAAACAAGAAAGTTGATAACGTAAAAGAAGAAGCATATGACGGAGAAGTCCGCAAAGATAAAGTACTTGTCTTGGCAATTGACTTCCCTGATTACCAGAACAGTTCCATTACACCTGAAGAAACAGATATGTGGTATGAAGATTATACACATGATCACTACCAAGACATGGTCTTTGGTGAAAAGGGCTACACTGGTCCCGATGGCCAAAATTTCACTTCCATGAAACAGTATTATGAAAATCAGTCTGGCGGAAGCTATACCGTTGATGGCGAGATAGCCGGCTGGTATACAGCAGATCATCCTGCTGCATATTACGGTGGAAATGACCCTGCTCCAGATGGAAGTGATGCGGCAGCTCGTGAATTGGTTTATGAAGCTCTAAGAAAAGCGGGCGAAGATCCAAATGTAAATCTTAGCGATTATGATCAGTGGGATCGCGATGACTATGATGGTGACGGTGTCTATCATGAGCCAGATGGCATCATTGACCATCTGATGGTTATTCACGCAGGTGTTGGTGAGGAAGCTGGCGGCGGAAACCTTGGCGCTGACGCGATTTGGTCTCACCGTTGGAATCTTGGCGGACTTGTAGCTGTTCCGGGCGGAAGCTCTACAAGTGACCGTTTTGACGGACAGCTGGCGGCATATGATTACACAATGATGCCAGAAGATGGCGCAATGGGCGTGTTTGCACACGAATATGGCCATGACCTAGGTTTACCGGATGAGTATGACACAAATTATACAGGTCAAGGTGAAGCTGTTGCATATTGGTCTATTATGGCAAGCGGAAGCTGGGCTGGTGATGTTCCGGGAACAGAGCCGTCTGGATTCAGTGCTTATGCTAAGGAATACTTGCAAAACGCGCACGGCGGCAACTGGCTTAGCGGTACAACTATTGATGCCAAAGATCTAGATGATGACGGAATTGAGCTGCTGTTGGATGAAGCAGTGACAAAAGGAACCAATAATGATGTCATCCGTGTGAATCTGCCAGATAAGGAAAAAGAGATTACAAAGCCTGCTAGCGGTACTTATGCGTACTTTAGCGGGAAAGGAAATGACGTTGATAACAATATGACAACAGCGGTTGATTTGACTAATGCCTCTTCAGCCGAGCTTACATTCAAGACGTGGTATGACATTGAACAAGACTGGGATTATGCTTCTGTTCAAGTAAACGGTAAGACCATCCCTGGCTCCATTACAACAACAGATAATCCGAATGAACAAAACCCAGGTGATGGGATCACTGGTACTTCTGATGGCTGGGTAGATGCAACCTTCGACCTGAGTGCGTACGCTGGTCAGGAAGTTGAACTTTCACTAAACTACTGGACAGATGTAGCAGCAAGCAACCCCGGGTTCTATGTCGATGACATTCAAGTGACAGCAGATGGGAGCTCTGTCCTCACAGATGATGCAGAGTCTGACAGCAGCTTTGCGCTAAATGGATTCGCAAAGGATAAGGGAGTTTCTTTATCCGAACATTATTACTTGCTTGAATGGCGTACGCACAACGGTGTTGACCTTGGACTTGACCATATTCGCCGTGGAGATAGCTTGATGAGCTACAATGAAGGTCTGCTAGTCTGGTATGTAGATAATTCCTATGACAATAACTACACAGGCACACATCCAGGTGAAGGATTCCTAGGTGTAGTCGATGCGGACCAAAAAGCACTTTACTGGAGCGATAAATCTGTGGCTTCCACACGATATCAAATCCATGATGCAGCATTTAGCAAAGACAAGTCAGAAAAAATGTTCCTTGATTATCGCGCTACAACTGGTTTGACACTTAAAGATAACCATACAAAGCGCTATGATGAATTTGAGGATGATGACAACTACTTGAATAAAGCACTCCCTGATGCTGGACGTAACGTACCAGAATACGGATTGGAGTTTGAAGTAAAAGCGGACAGCAGAGACGGTTCAGTTGGTAAAATTGAAATCTCACATGAAGATTAA
- a CDS encoding cell wall metabolism sensor histidine kinase WalK produces MKKRLQQVRPKTLNKQIVALSCLILAIILIVVGILQYILMKDFLYQNEADAMQAQLHSLPPVLLNDDVSDMRQPFLFDHSLAKIDTAGNYTDLSAESSLSSPRLEQEDIQTAVNNRDDKDAQYIVTEDEEGNEQLVVIMAEGRFGNITSYLQAGTKTAPLEDIINGQLQVFILLAVLALGAGGLLYTQVIKKALDPLHRIIRKVERTSAENLSERLDEETEQVEIKRLTLAFNQMIERIDRSFQSEREAKEQMQRFIADASHELRTPLTSIHGFLEVLLRGAASNSDQLYPALESMLKESQRIKKLVEDLLLLTKLEQSEGLQLQQLNLNQVLEELQPHFEMLAGNRELRLLMQEQIMVEADRDKLKQVMLNLFYNAVQHTNPEQGVVEIQLQTNHAAAEMRIRDNGSGIPAAHIAHIFDRFYRSDSSRTRQQGGAGLGLSISHSIIKAHQGTIEVASEEDKGTIFTVLLPKKSRNL; encoded by the coding sequence ATGAAGAAAAGATTACAGCAAGTAAGACCAAAAACGCTTAATAAACAGATCGTGGCTTTATCTTGTCTGATTCTAGCCATCATTCTAATCGTAGTCGGTATCCTGCAGTATATTTTAATGAAAGATTTTCTCTATCAAAATGAAGCGGATGCGATGCAAGCGCAGCTGCATTCACTTCCGCCGGTATTATTAAATGATGATGTATCAGATATGCGCCAGCCCTTTCTGTTTGATCATTCTTTGGCGAAGATAGATACAGCTGGAAACTACACAGATCTGTCAGCGGAATCGAGTCTTTCTAGCCCCCGCCTCGAGCAAGAGGATATTCAGACGGCGGTGAATAACAGAGACGATAAGGACGCACAATATATCGTTACAGAAGATGAAGAAGGGAATGAACAGCTTGTTGTTATCATGGCGGAAGGCCGCTTTGGTAATATAACAAGCTACTTGCAAGCAGGGACAAAAACAGCGCCTTTAGAAGATATCATCAATGGACAGCTGCAAGTCTTCATCCTATTAGCTGTATTGGCATTAGGAGCAGGCGGCTTACTGTATACACAAGTAATTAAAAAAGCATTGGATCCGCTGCACCGGATTATTCGCAAGGTTGAGCGAACAAGTGCGGAAAACTTGTCGGAACGGCTGGATGAAGAAACAGAACAAGTTGAGATTAAGCGGCTTACACTCGCGTTTAACCAAATGATTGAGCGAATTGACCGTTCGTTTCAATCGGAAAGGGAAGCGAAGGAGCAGATGCAGCGTTTTATCGCAGATGCTTCTCATGAATTGCGCACACCGCTCACATCCATCCATGGATTTCTTGAAGTACTGCTGCGCGGAGCCGCGAGTAACTCTGACCAGTTATATCCTGCATTGGAGAGTATGCTAAAGGAATCACAGCGGATTAAGAAGTTAGTTGAGGATTTGCTGTTACTTACCAAGCTTGAACAATCAGAAGGGCTGCAGTTACAGCAATTGAACTTGAATCAAGTATTAGAAGAATTGCAGCCGCATTTTGAAATGCTGGCTGGGAATCGGGAACTGCGTCTTTTGATGCAGGAGCAGATTATGGTGGAGGCTGACAGAGATAAGCTGAAACAAGTGATGCTGAACTTGTTTTATAATGCTGTCCAGCACACCAATCCCGAGCAAGGCGTCGTTGAAATACAATTGCAAACAAATCATGCTGCAGCGGAAATGCGTATCCGTGATAATGGCTCCGGTATACCTGCAGCGCATATAGCGCATATATTTGATCGATTTTATCGCAGTGACAGTTCGCGTACACGTCAGCAAGGCGGTGCAGGACTAGGTTTGTCGATCAGTCATTCTATTATAAAGGCCCATCAAGGTACAATTGAAGTCGCGAGCGAAGAAGATAAAGGCACCATTTTCACCGTGCTGCTACCGAAAAAAAGCAGGAACCTTTAA